GCGTCACGATGGTGCAATTACGCGAAAAGATGCTGAGCACTCGAGCCTATTTTGAATTGGCACAACGGGTTAAGCTCATCACTGACCGTTATCAGATCCCGCTGATTATTGATGATCGCGTCGACATTTGTTTAGCTGTAGATGCAGCTGGTGTGCATATCGGCGATGATGAGCTGCCTGTTGCGATGACCCGCCAGTTGATCGGTCCTGACAAGGTATTGGGCGTTTCCACAAAAACCGTCGAGACGGCGGTTGCCGCGGTTGCCGCTGGTGCTGATTACTTGGGGGTTGGCGCCATTTTCCCGACGCAGACGAAGGCAAACGCAGCGGTGACCCCGATTGCGACATTAAAGGCGATCACTGCACAAGTTGCCGTGCCGGTCGTGGCTATTGGCGGCGTCAAAGAAGCCAACTTGGCGACGTTTAAAGATACCGGGATCGCCGGGGTTGCGATTGTGAGCGAAATCATGCAGGCACCTGATATCGCTCACAAAGTGCAGGCTTTGCGCACAAAATTAAAGGCGGTGTTACCAAATGACCGTTAATCGCACACCGCAAGTCGTCACCATCGCTGGTTCCGATTCCGGTGGCGGGGCAGGGTTGCAAGCGGACTTGAAAACTTTTCAGGCCCGACACGTCTTTGGGATGAGTATTGTGGTAGCACTGACGGCGCAGAATACGTATGGGGTCCAGGCCAGTCTGCCGATTCCGGTGGGCTTCATTGACGCCCAGTTTCAATCGTTAGCTGCCGATTTTGACATTCGCGCAGCCAAAACGGGGATGTTAGCGGATCGTGAGCATGTCGAAGCCGTTGTCCGCAATTTGCAACAGGTTGATTTTGGCCCGCTGATTGTCGATCCAGTGATGGTAGCCAAGGGCGGCGCGACGTTACTTGCCTCGGAAGCTGTCGTCACCATCAAAGAACAGCTGCTCCCGTTGGCGGATGTGGTGACGCCAAATCTACCCGAAGCAGAAATTCTCGTGAGTAAAAAAATTGTGACCAATGCGGATATGGTTCAGGCGGCGCGTACGATTCAAACACTTGGCGTCAAGCATGTCATTATTAAAGGGGGCCATCGTCAGAATCACAAGGCCGAGGATCTGATTCTATTGGCCGACGGGACGTGTTATTGGCTCAGTGCACCACGAATTGCCACTGCGAACACGCATGGAACCGGTGATACTTTCTCAGCATGTATCGCTGCAGAGTTAGCAAAAGGGCAGCCATTGAAAGCAGCTATCATGACAGCCAAAGCCTTTCTGCAAGGCGCCATCAGCCAAGGCATTTCAGTTGGCCATGGTCATGGCCCGACAAATCACTGGGCAAAGTTGAGTGAAAAAGTGAGTTTGCGTCAAGGTTAAGAAGGGGTGCCGAAGATAGAAATGTCTTCGGCGTTTTTTGAAAAAGTCGATTTTTTCAATCATGTTGTTGTGAAACGTTGCCAATCCCTGCAAAATAGCCACGCAAAGCCTGATCACTACTGATAGTTGTGTTGTGAAACACTATTTTTCTAGACCAGTTTCCGCTATACTGACATCAAGGAGGGCGCGATGCCTTTGATGGCGGATGAACGTGACGCTTCAATGGATGGTACCAATTCATGACCTGCCAAGTTGGCGGCCATTTTTGGGAGCACGCCTAGTTACTAGCCAGTCATCAAGAGGCTATCAAACCAGCCTGCATCCCGATATGTGACCAGTACCGAGCTACAGGCGCTCTTAGTTTGTATTTGGAGGCTTTGAATTGTGCAAGAAGAAGAACTGACGCCCCGGCGGTATATGAGCTGGCCAGTCTTAAGCTTACTTGTTTTTATTACGGTCATTGGTTTTGAAAATATTTTTTATCCTTTTCAGAACCAAGGGCTTTCCGTTGTTGTTAACTGGGTCATCCTGTTGGTGATTTATATCGTGCCGTACGCCTTGATTTCGGCACAATTAGGGACGACTTTTACCCGGGCTGATGAAGGCGGTGGCTTGGCGACTTGGATGCGCCGCACGCTAGGGGACACTTGGGGATACTGGACAAGCTGGATTTATTGGGCTCAGACCCTGCCATATTTAGTCGATGTTTCCAACGCTGTCATCGTGGCGCTTTCCTGGATGATTCTGGGTGATAACAGTTTGGGTAAACGAATGTCGAATCTGACCTTTGGCCTGCTGACTTTTGCTATTATTCTTTTATTTATTGTGTTAGAGAACCTGTTCTCCCGATCACTTGAAGTCATGTCGCTAATTGGCGGTGCGGCGATGTTTTTGATGGCGGTTTTATTCGTTGTCTTGACGGCGGCCGGTTTGGCCAAAGGCATGCATTCGGCAACAAACTTTAGTTGGGCCGCGTTCAAGCCACATTTTTCGCTGCATTACTTTGCCACGACCGGACTCTTGATTTTTGCGACATCAGGGGCGGAACTTGGCGCCACTTATGTTGCTCAGTTGCGCAACCCGAAAAAAGAGTTTCCTAAAGCCATGTGGGCTCTGGCGCTCATGACCGGTTTTTTGGTGATTTTTGGATCGCTGGCATTAGGCGTTTGGTTCAATGCCAACCATCTGCCAGATGATCTCAAAATGAATGGCGCTTATTATGCCTTTTCCATGCTTGGTCAGGCGTGGGGATGGGGCAAAGTGCTGATGTATTTGTTTGCCATCACGCAATTACTCTTCATGCTCGCCCAGCTAGCGGTGTTGATTGATGCTTCCAGCCGGGTATTGTCAGCCGACACCGCCATGCGGTTCATGCCTAAATGGTTGTTGCAGAAAAACAAGCAAGGTCGGCCAATCCATAGTTATATTTTTACCGCCTCACTTTGCCTGTTCTTGCTGTTGCTGTCAGGGACGCTGCCGAATATTAATGCCATCTTCAACTGGTTACTGAATTTGAATGGTATTGTATCGCCATACAAAACGGCGCTTGTCTTTGTGGCTTTCTTGGCGTTGCGGGCGCAAGCAGACAAGTTCACTTCCGGCTATACCTTCATCAAAAGTAAGGCCGGTGCTTATCTAGTTGGCGGTTGGTGTTTTGTCTTCACCTTTATCTGTGCGACGCTTGGTTTCTTACCACAGGAAGTTGTTTTCGGAACCAATGGCTGGACCCATCAACTGGTGATGAATATCATCTCCGTGATGGTACTCTTCGGTTTTGGCTTCATCATGCCGCTGTTAGCAAGGCGTGATGTTAAAAAAGAACGGCTCATGTAAGCCAATCTAAATGATGAGGCGTCACCACGCTGTTGCGGGTGATGTTTCATCATTTTTGAATACGCATTCAAAATTTAATGACATTTTTGTAGTCAAAGGACAATAATGATGGCAATTTCGACGATTATCGGTCTATTGACGACGTTTAAAAAAGGAAGTGCCATCACTTTGATTTGTATTGTACATTCTTCTTGAACAGACTAGCACGCAATCTAAATGTCAAAGGGAGAATAATCCATGAACAAAGTGAATTGGCTTATGATAAATTTGCATATTGAAGGCATGAAGCAAGAACAGGGTCAGAATGATGTCTAATGAGTTGAGAAGTGATTGGAAAGATTTTGCAGCGACAGCAATAGCGTTTTTGGTATCAGGTGCGTTTATGGTTTTCCTAATTATGCCAATTCCCGGTTTTCAAGAGGATTTGGTGTTGTCGGGCATTTTGGCTGCTGTCATCTACATCATTGTCCTCATAGTCACATTGCTAGCGTTGAAAAAAGATGAAATGAAGCGCTTTATCAGCTTCTTCAAAAGGCAGAAATCGGATATGTGACTAAGCAACCACCTTTCACGCTAAAAGGAAGGTGGTTGCTTTTTTTATTAAAAAAGTTCCACAAGCTTATACACCGTTTCACGAGTGACTCGGCGTCAATAAGAAAATCTGTTATACAACAGAAAAACGAAAGACCCAATACAGATGCGTCTCTCAACTAGCAGTTCCCGAATTTTGGCCTAAGTTTTATAAACACACTTTTTAGTATTTGATGAGGCAGTCTTTATACAGGATATGCCCTCTTTATGCTCATATTAGCCTATTTTGTTTCATGAGAAATGAATCTTGGCAGTTGACAGCGCTTCCAAAATCAGGTTAAGCTGATCTTGCAAGATTAAGTAAAACGTTTTACCTAGCAAATGATTTAGGTCGTGGACAGCATGAAAAAGAAGATTTCGATTACTGATGTGGCAAAGGAAACTGGTTTGTCAGTCACAACCGTTTCACAAATCTTAAATGGTAAAGGGGAACGGTTTAGCGAAAAATCGCGAAAACGGGTGCTTGCTGCCAAGAAGGCGTTGGGTTATGAACCGGATTTCTTTGCCCGTGGGCTGGTTGGTAAGCGTGGCAACTCAATTGGGGTTGTGATACCTGATATCATGAATCCCTTCTTCGCGAGTTTTGTGGTCAGTGTCGAAAAGGCAGCCATTCCACAGGGACTCTTTCCACAAATCTTTTCAATTAATGGTTTCCATGAGAATGTTGATTATTTTATTCGTCAGTTTTTAGGCGGTACTCAGCGTGGTTTGATTTTGGCGGCGCCAGAAGCGTCACAGGAGATCGTTCAAAAAGTGGAAGATCAGCTCCATCTGCCAATGGTCTTTATGGATCAGGCTACCACGCTGACATCTGGCGACAGCATTCGTATTGATGATTTTCATGCAGGTTTTCTTGTCGCTGACCATCTCATTAAACGTGGTCACCGCCGGATTGCGCTAGTATTGCCAGAGCCGCTGACCTTTAATCTGCGGGATCGTCTCGCTGGTTATCAACATGCGTTCGATTTACATAATGTTGCACTTGATCCGCAGTTAATCTCCCGCGCAACATTTGATCCGGAAGGCGGGCGCCAGGCTGTCGACCAGATAGTCAAAACTGATGCTACTGCTATTATTGCGATCAATGATGATGTCGCAAGCGGTGTTTACCGCGGGTTGTATGAGCATCATAAGCGGATTCCAGAGGACTACGCGGTAGTTGGCTTCGATGATGTCTCACAGGCGCGATTCATGACCCCCGGGTTAACCACGATTGCGCAACCAATTGACGAACTTGGCCAACGCGCGATCGACATGTTGCTGGCCCAGATGGCTGGTGACCATCAAGATCGCAACGTGATTGAACTGCCAGTGAAGTTGATTGAGCGCGGATCGACAAAACGGATTTAAAGCATAACGTGCATCTTAAAAAATAGGGTGCAGAAGCCGAATAAGAGGAGGCGTTTTGATTGAAAAAAGGAACGGTTATTAACACGCAACTGTCACAAGTCATTGCCGATATGGGGCACTTTGATCTACTGGGAATCGGGGATGCCGGGATGCCGGTGCCAGAAGATACCTGGAAAATTGATCTAGCTGTTTCAAAAAATCTGCCGAGTTTTATTGATGTTCTGAAGAATGTTTTATCAGAATTGCAAGTCCAAAAGGTTTATCTGGCAGAAGAAATCAAAACTGAAAATCCGGAACAACTCAAGCAAATACAGCAACTCATCGATGTGCCAATCGCCTTTATACCACATGATCAAATGAAACAAGACCTCAGCAAAACCAAAGCCTTCGTCCGCACTGGCGAAATGACACCTTATTCGAATATTTTATTGGAAAGCGGCGTTGTTTTTTAGAGCGTGAGCCAGACCGTTTAGAGAGCGTGAACTGGCGCGATTAGAAACCGGAGCATAAGTAGCCTCAAGCCTAAATGGCTTTTAGGCTTGAGGCTACTTATGAGCAGATTTCTGCGCAAGGCGAACGCGTTTAGAAAAAGCAAGCACCAGCATGTACTTGGGGGAATCACAATGAAGATCGAAATGAAGAAGATCACCAAGAGTTTTGGCGCCAATCGGGTCCTTGAAGGCGTTGATTTCACCGTTGAGTCAGGTGAAGTTCATGCGTTGATGGGCGAAAATGGGGCCGGAAAATCGACCTTGATGAATATTCTGACTGGTTTGTATCAAGCAAACAGTGGCGAGATTCTGGTGGATGGTCAGCCAACCACGTATTCAGGGCCGATGGAAGCCGAACAGCATGGCATCAGTTTTATTCATCAGGAAATGAATAATTTTCTAGAGATCTCCGTGGTCGACAACATGTTTTTGAATAAGGAACTGCGCACCAAGTTTGGCTTAATGGACAATAAGGCAATGCGCGAACAGGCGGCACATTATCTTAGTCTGCTCGGCGCCAAACTTGATGTTGAACAACCAATCGGCAACTTGAGTGTTGGGCGTCAGCAAATGGTTGAAATCGCTAAGTCACTCATGACCGATGCCAAAATTATCATCATGGATGAACCGACTGCAGCCTTGACCGAAACGGAAATTGACCAGCTTTTCGGGGTGGTGCGGCGGCTCAAGGAAAAAGGCGTGGGCTTTATCTATATCTCACACCGGATGGAAGAAATTTTTGAAATTGCTGACAAAGTTACCGTGATGCGTGATGGTCTGTCAATCACCGAATACGCCACCAAAGATGTCACCATGAAACAACTAGTCAAGGACATGGTTGGTCGCGAGATTGACGATTTTTATCCGGATCGTACGCCTGATCACGGGCCAGTGGCGATGGAAGTCAAAGGCTTGACCGAAAATGGCGTGTTCAAGGATGTCAGCTTTACGGTGCATCAAGGTGAAATTCTTGGTTTTTCAGGATTGATGGGCGCGGGTCGAACGGAGATCATGCGGGCAATTTTCGGCATTGATAAATACCAGTCTGGTGAAATTTTATTAGACGGCAAGCCGGTCAAAATTCGCGATCCGCAAGATGCTATTCGCCATAACATCGGCTTTTTAACCGAAAATCGGAAAGATGAAGGGCTTATTCTAGAAGATTCGTTGCATGACAATATCGTTTTGCCTTCAATTGATGGCTTCGTCAAACATGGCTTAGTGGATGATAAGGCAACAGATGAATTTGTTCGGATGTTAATGAAAAGGCTTACAGTCAAGGCGATGGGACCGGATGTCTCCGCAGGCAGTCTTAGCGGCGGCAATCAGCAAAAAGTCGTTTTGGCTAAATGGATCGGTTCCGGCTCAAAAGTGTTGATTCTCGATGAACCAACGCGTGGTGTGGATGTCGGGGCAAAACGCGAAATTTATGACTTGATGAATGAACTAACCGATCGGCACGTGGCGATCATCATGATCTCCAGCGACTTGCCGGAAGTATTGGGCATGAGTGATCGCATTGCTGTTGTGTATGAAGGCAAAATCACTGGCATTTTAGATGGAAAAACCGCGACGCAAGAGTCGATCATGACACTGGCAACAGGGGGAGTGGAAGAGCATGCAGGAGCAATCTAAAGCAAAAACAAGTAGCAAAATTGATGTGAAGAAAATATTTAGTCGGCTAGGACCGTTATTGGCACTGGTGGTATTGGTCATTCTCGTGACGATCATGAGTCCCACCTTTGTATCACCGGCTAACCTATTAAACCTGTTACGGCAAGTCTCGATTAACGCAGTGATTGCCTTCGGGATGACCTTCGTGATTTTGACCGGCGGCATTGACTTGTCTGTCGGTTCAATCTTGGCTTTATCAGGGGCAGTCACAGCGTCCATGCTTGCCAGCGGTTTTGCGGCCCCGCTTGCGTTACTGGCAGGCCTCGTCCTCGGCGCCATTTTCGGCTTGCTGAATGGTATCCTGATCGCTTATGGGAAAGCCGCGCCATTTATTGCGACCTTGGCGACCATGACCATTTTCCGTGGGGCCACGTATGTGTTCACCAACGGGAATCCCATCACTGGCGCGAAAATGAACAGCAGTTTCTTATTCCAGTTCATGGGCCGCGGGTATCTGTTTGGCATTCCATTCCCGATTATCATCATGCTCGTGGCTTACGGTGTGCTATTCGTCCTGCTACACAAGACCTCTTTTGGTCGGAAAACCTATGCCTTGGGTGGCAATGAAACGGCTGCCCGGATCGCTGGGGTACGCACCAAAATGGTCACCATGCTGATTTACACGATTTCTGGGTTAATGGCTGCTATTGCCGGTATCATCCTGACATCACGGTTAAGCTCCGCGCAACCAGATGCCGGGACATCCTACGAAATGGATGCCATCGCCGCTGTCGTCCTTGGCGGCACATCGCTGGCCGGAGGCAAAGGCCGCATTTTCGGCACGCTGATTGGTGCGTTGATCATCGGCACACTGAACAACGGGATGAACTTACTGGGCATTTCTAGTTTCTACCAGCAGATTGTCAAAGGGATCGTGATCTTGATTGCGGTTCTGCTCGATCGCCGGTCTTCTAATAATGGGTAACAAAACGTGAGCGCGGGCTCGCGGCAAAAGACAAAACTCTAGGGGGAGAAATTGACATGAAACAATCACTCAAACGCTTTTTAATGGTCGCTGTTGTTGCGACGGCAGCTTTATTCACCTTAACCGCATGCGGCGGCACAGGACTCAGCTCCAAATCGGACAGCAACACAAAAGTGACCAAGAAAGCGCCCAAAGATCTGAAAGTTGGCGTCTCACTTTCAACGCTGTCCAATCCATTCTTCGTTTCTGTTCGTAATGGGATCCAAGATTTAGCCAAAAAGAACAAAACCAATGTTCAAGTTTCCGATGCTCAAAATGATACCGCTAAGCAAAACAGTAACATTGAAGATTTAATTCAAAAGAAGGTTGATGTGCTGATCATCAACCCAGTTGACTCAAGTGCCATTACACCAGCCGTTAAAGATGCCAATGATGCCGGCATCCCGGTGATCACCGTTGATCGGTCGAGTGACGGCGGTAAAGTTTTGACCTTAGTCGCTTCTAACTCCACAAAAGGTGGCCAAATGGCGGCTAAGTATATGATCGAAAAACTTGGTAAAGACGCTAAAATTGCTGAATTGCAAGGCATTCCAGGTGCATCCGCAACCCGTGAACGTGGTAAAGGGTTCGATGGCGCTGCTAAAGGCAAACTCGATATCGTGTCCAAGCAAACAGCCGGCTTCGACCGCGCTAAAGGGCTGACCGTTACCGAAAATATTTTGCAGGGTAATGGTGACATTGTCGGTATCTTCTCGCAAAATGATGAAATGGCATTAGGGGCGGTTCAAGCAGTCAAAGCCGCTGGTAAAAAGATCACCATTGTCGGGTTCGATGGCGAAGCGGACGGGATTAAAGCCGTTAAGGCCGGCGACATGGCTGCAACGGTTGCCCAGAAGCCAGAAGAAATGGGCCGATTGGCTTTACAAGCAGCCTATGATCATTTCAACGGTAAAACGGTGAAGAAGAACGTTGAATCACCATTGTCACTTGTGACAACCGAGGATGCGAACAAGTAAGCTTCATGCTACGCTTAAAATTAACCGGCACTTTGGTAGTTAAGTTAGAAAAGGGGGCCGACTTATCGGCCCTTTTTAATTAGAGCGTGAGCAGGCCGTTTTCTGGACGAGCGAGCGCGTTTCAATTGGAGGAAATCTTATGCCTAATCATGTTGTTGTCATCGGCAGTATCAATGTGGATAGCATCTTGCACATTCAACGGTTGCCACAACCGGGAGAAACGATCAAAATGGACACCTTTTCACAAGCGGCTGGCGGTAAAGGTGCGAATCAAGCAGTTGCGGCTGCGCGTTCGGGGGCCAAAACCAGTTTTATTGGCCGAGTTGGTGACGATGCCAACGCTGCCTTCATGCGCGGTGAACTTGTCAAGAACCAAATCGACACCCAATATGTGGCGACAACGGTTGGCACGCAAACCGGTCAGGCTTACATTTTGCTGCAAGCCTCTGGCCAAAATTCCATTATCATCCAGCATGGCGCTAATTTTGAGGTGACACCAGCAGATGTGCAACGAGCAGCCGACTTGATTCAGTCTGCCGACTTTGTGGTCGCGGAATTTGAAACACCGGTGGATGCGACGGCAGAGGCCTTCAAAATTGCCAAAGCCGCTGGGAAGATGACCATCTTAAACCCAGCGCCAGCACAGAAGGATTTGCCAGCAGCCTTGCTGAAAAATGTGGATCTCATCGCACCGAACGAAACCGAAAGCGAGCTGATCACCGGCATTCCGGTGGTAGATGAAGACAGCATGCGGGCTTCGGCAGCTTATTATCATGAATTAGGCATTCGCGGGGTGATCATCACTTTAGGATCAAAAGGCTCCTTCATCTCGCTGGATGGCGAAGCAACCATCGTGCCAGCCTTTAAAGTCAAGGCTGTCGACACCACCGCCGCGGGCGACACGTTCATTGGTGCCTTGGCAAGCGTCTTGCAGACAGACCTCAAGAACATTGTCACCGCTGCGACCTACGCCAGCATGGCAAGTTCTTTCACGGTTCAGAAACTTGGCGCCTTCCCGTCCATTCCGATGGGGGATGAGGTGCGGGCGGCGTTAGCGAAAATCAAGTGAGGGTATAACGAGTAAATCACTGGAGCAAAACCTACCTTAATCAAAACAAGAAAGCTGGCAGTCGTGCTTACCTCACACGATTGCCAGCTTTCTTGTTTTAGTTGAACTGAGAGTTGATCTATCGCGCCCTGATTATACGTTTGGTAGATCTGGCGCTTGGCTTTACCAGCCGTAATTTGCGCGTCCCCACGGCGAATTCGGGCCATCAGTTCCGGGTTACTAAGCAAATACATGGTTTCTTCGGTAGCGTCAAAATCGCGTTTGCTCATCACCACAACATTGTCGTCTGGATTCTTGAAAGTGACGACTAATGGGATGGCATCTTCATTGACTTGTTTCAGGTGGTCTTTAAGATGCTGCTTAAAGTGATGGTAGCTCATTGCATTCCATGGGGGTCATCCTTACTGTTATTCAAACCTAATAAAGACTAGCAACATAAGGCTTCATCGCTGTCACCACATCGTCGCTGCCGGTACCTTCAATCAGAGCTACCGTGAGATAGGTGTTCTTATCAGCATCCATGGCGACTAAAAAGCCATTTTCTTTGCCGTCAGTGTCTTGCTTTTGCTTAAGTTCGGCCGTGCCGGTTTTGGCAGCAATGGTGTGGCCGTCAATTGCGAGATTGTGGGCGGTTCCGGCTTGATCAGAAACCACGTGGGTTAGCGCCGTTTTAACCGTATTAGCTGCGTTGGCCTGCAAGACACTGCTGGTTCGTTTGCCTTTCGTGCCTTGAATGAGGGTCGGTTGCTGCATGGTGCCGCCATTGGCAATCGTGCTGTACATCGCGGCTTGTTCAATTGGTGACAAGAGGAGCTGCCCTTGACCATAGGCGGTATCGGCCAAAAGGGTTTCGGAAGCGAGCTTACCAGAGTTTGAAATCTGGGCTTTTTTCATGGTCAGCGGTAAGTCGGCCTGGGTTTTGAAAAGCGGTGCGAGGCCTTTGAGGTAAGCGGAGGCGCCCATTTTCAGTGCTACTTGGGCGAACCAGATGTTATCGGAATTGACCAAAGCCTGCGTCATGTTTTCAGAGTCGGCATCGACTGTGCGTGTTACCTTGTAGTCACCCCAGGAGCTGTCTTTTTGCCACTTGAGACCGGAGATGGACTTGGTGGTGTCCGGGGTGATCGTCTTATTCTGAAGGGCAATCGCTGCCGTCAGCATCTTAAATGTTGAACCGGGAGCATAGCGTTGCGCGAAACGGCTGAGGAATGGTAACGAGGTGTTGTTGGCATACTTATCATAGTCCGTCTGGCTGATCCCGTTGACAAAGGCGTTTGGATCATAACTTGGCGAGCTTGCTAAAGTCAGTAGTTCGCCATTGGTCGGATTCATCGTCACAACACTACCAGCCTTGCCAGCAAGTTGGGTGTAGGCCGTCTTTTGCTGGTTGGCATCAATGGTTAGCTTCAGGCTTTTACCATTAACGGCTTTTTTAGTTAAAAGCGGGTGAATGTTGTCGCCGTTTTGAATTGAAATCTGACCACCGTCTGTGCCGCGCAGTTGTTTGTCGTAAATTTGTTCCAACCCAGTTTTGCCAATTTTGCTATTAGCTGTTAGCGTCGGATCTTTGCGAATGTCATCAGCCGTCGCGGTACCGACGTAGCCAATGAGCTGGGCCGCGGCTTCGCCAAGGGGATAGGTGCGCGAGCCGATCGTCTGATAGGCCGCGCCCGTCATGACTGGTGAATCAGTGACGATTTTGACAGGCACGAAGGTATCATCTGTGACCCAAGATTGCTTTAACAAGGTTTCAAGACTAGTGACCTTGACGTCCCACACAGCAGCAATTTTCTCTAAGTTGGCTGTGCGATCGGCACCGGTTCCGAGCTTACCGGGAACCAGCCCAGCTTGGGTCACATCGCCATTTTTTGCCAGCAACTGGTTATTGCGGTCATAAATCTGGCCACGGGTGGCCGCAATCAGGTCAATCTGCACCGTGTCTTGGCCATCCATTGACGGGAAAAGCAGACGTGGCGACCACTGTATTCGCCAGTTATCGCCGACTTTAACAATCGGCGCTTCGTAGTGTTGCGCACTCAGCTTGCCGATTTTGGTGTTCATGTTGGCCGTAAACGTCAGCTCGTAGGTTTTGCTGTCGTACTTCTTGGTTTTCACGTTAGTAATCTTGATATCACTGGCGCCAACCCGATCAAAAACCGCCTGATTGCGCGCCGCTAAAGTTTTGGCCGTATAATGCCAACCAGGTCCAGTCAAGTGGCTGGTATCAACTTGTTTAACTGCTTTGTCATATTGGCGCTTAGCAAACGCCTGCGTATAAGTTTGCGCAGTGGCCTGAACCGCGTCAGCTTCGGTTTTGCCTTGATAC
This genomic window from Lacticaseibacillus paracasei subsp. paracasei contains:
- the thiE gene encoding thiamine phosphate synthase, with product MNATDLKLYLVTHRYDDNEATFLAKIAAACENGVTMVQLREKMLSTRAYFELAQRVKLITDRYQIPLIIDDRVDICLAVDAAGVHIGDDELPVAMTRQLIGPDKVLGVSTKTVETAVAAVAAGADYLGVGAIFPTQTKANAAVTPIATLKAITAQVAVPVVAIGGVKEANLATFKDTGIAGVAIVSEIMQAPDIAHKVQALRTKLKAVLPNDR
- the thiD gene encoding bifunctional hydroxymethylpyrimidine kinase/phosphomethylpyrimidine kinase, which translates into the protein MTVNRTPQVVTIAGSDSGGGAGLQADLKTFQARHVFGMSIVVALTAQNTYGVQASLPIPVGFIDAQFQSLAADFDIRAAKTGMLADREHVEAVVRNLQQVDFGPLIVDPVMVAKGGATLLASEAVVTIKEQLLPLADVVTPNLPEAEILVSKKIVTNADMVQAARTIQTLGVKHVIIKGGHRQNHKAEDLILLADGTCYWLSAPRIATANTHGTGDTFSACIAAELAKGQPLKAAIMTAKAFLQGAISQGISVGHGHGPTNHWAKLSEKVSLRQG
- a CDS encoding APC family permease, encoding MQEEELTPRRYMSWPVLSLLVFITVIGFENIFYPFQNQGLSVVVNWVILLVIYIVPYALISAQLGTTFTRADEGGGLATWMRRTLGDTWGYWTSWIYWAQTLPYLVDVSNAVIVALSWMILGDNSLGKRMSNLTFGLLTFAIILLFIVLENLFSRSLEVMSLIGGAAMFLMAVLFVVLTAAGLAKGMHSATNFSWAAFKPHFSLHYFATTGLLIFATSGAELGATYVAQLRNPKKEFPKAMWALALMTGFLVIFGSLALGVWFNANHLPDDLKMNGAYYAFSMLGQAWGWGKVLMYLFAITQLLFMLAQLAVLIDASSRVLSADTAMRFMPKWLLQKNKQGRPIHSYIFTASLCLFLLLLSGTLPNINAIFNWLLNLNGIVSPYKTALVFVAFLALRAQADKFTSGYTFIKSKAGAYLVGGWCFVFTFICATLGFLPQEVVFGTNGWTHQLVMNIISVMVLFGFGFIMPLLARRDVKKERLM
- the rbsR gene encoding ribose utilization transcriptional repressor RbsR, whose translation is MKKKISITDVAKETGLSVTTVSQILNGKGERFSEKSRKRVLAAKKALGYEPDFFARGLVGKRGNSIGVVIPDIMNPFFASFVVSVEKAAIPQGLFPQIFSINGFHENVDYFIRQFLGGTQRGLILAAPEASQEIVQKVEDQLHLPMVFMDQATTLTSGDSIRIDDFHAGFLVADHLIKRGHRRIALVLPEPLTFNLRDRLAGYQHAFDLHNVALDPQLISRATFDPEGGRQAVDQIVKTDATAIIAINDDVASGVYRGLYEHHKRIPEDYAVVGFDDVSQARFMTPGLTTIAQPIDELGQRAIDMLLAQMAGDHQDRNVIELPVKLIERGSTKRI
- the rbsD gene encoding D-ribose pyranase, whose translation is MKKGTVINTQLSQVIADMGHFDLLGIGDAGMPVPEDTWKIDLAVSKNLPSFIDVLKNVLSELQVQKVYLAEEIKTENPEQLKQIQQLIDVPIAFIPHDQMKQDLSKTKAFVRTGEMTPYSNILLESGVVF
- a CDS encoding sugar ABC transporter ATP-binding protein gives rise to the protein MKIEMKKITKSFGANRVLEGVDFTVESGEVHALMGENGAGKSTLMNILTGLYQANSGEILVDGQPTTYSGPMEAEQHGISFIHQEMNNFLEISVVDNMFLNKELRTKFGLMDNKAMREQAAHYLSLLGAKLDVEQPIGNLSVGRQQMVEIAKSLMTDAKIIIMDEPTAALTETEIDQLFGVVRRLKEKGVGFIYISHRMEEIFEIADKVTVMRDGLSITEYATKDVTMKQLVKDMVGREIDDFYPDRTPDHGPVAMEVKGLTENGVFKDVSFTVHQGEILGFSGLMGAGRTEIMRAIFGIDKYQSGEILLDGKPVKIRDPQDAIRHNIGFLTENRKDEGLILEDSLHDNIVLPSIDGFVKHGLVDDKATDEFVRMLMKRLTVKAMGPDVSAGSLSGGNQQKVVLAKWIGSGSKVLILDEPTRGVDVGAKREIYDLMNELTDRHVAIIMISSDLPEVLGMSDRIAVVYEGKITGILDGKTATQESIMTLATGGVEEHAGAI
- a CDS encoding ABC transporter permease subunit, yielding MQEQSKAKTSSKIDVKKIFSRLGPLLALVVLVILVTIMSPTFVSPANLLNLLRQVSINAVIAFGMTFVILTGGIDLSVGSILALSGAVTASMLASGFAAPLALLAGLVLGAIFGLLNGILIAYGKAAPFIATLATMTIFRGATYVFTNGNPITGAKMNSSFLFQFMGRGYLFGIPFPIIIMLVAYGVLFVLLHKTSFGRKTYALGGNETAARIAGVRTKMVTMLIYTISGLMAAIAGIILTSRLSSAQPDAGTSYEMDAIAAVVLGGTSLAGGKGRIFGTLIGALIIGTLNNGMNLLGISSFYQQIVKGIVILIAVLLDRRSSNNG
- a CDS encoding D-ribose ABC transporter substrate-binding protein; amino-acid sequence: MKQSLKRFLMVAVVATAALFTLTACGGTGLSSKSDSNTKVTKKAPKDLKVGVSLSTLSNPFFVSVRNGIQDLAKKNKTNVQVSDAQNDTAKQNSNIEDLIQKKVDVLIINPVDSSAITPAVKDANDAGIPVITVDRSSDGGKVLTLVASNSTKGGQMAAKYMIEKLGKDAKIAELQGIPGASATRERGKGFDGAAKGKLDIVSKQTAGFDRAKGLTVTENILQGNGDIVGIFSQNDEMALGAVQAVKAAGKKITIVGFDGEADGIKAVKAGDMAATVAQKPEEMGRLALQAAYDHFNGKTVKKNVESPLSLVTTEDANK